The DNA segment GGTTTTTCCCAGGAGCAGCAGCTAGTGCCAGCCAAGATTTCAGAACCTGATCCTGCCCTAGGCAGAGGGAAGTTAGAGCCAGAGCAGTGGACCAAAGATTAGGCGATTTAGAGAATCAGAGCTCAAACAGGCCTAAGAGTGAGGCACGGAGCTGCGAGATTTGGGGTAGGGGAGACAACTTAGAGGCAGAAACATGTCTCAGCTTAGGTGACATGAAGGGTTAGCAAAGGCGCCCAGGTGAGCAGGCATCCCCAGGATGGGCTCTGGGAAGACACCACACTCCTTAGCTAGTGACCTCGGTACACGGAGGAACAGGAATTTGGGAAGAGTCACATTGGAAGTGTGGACCAGAGGACCACGCTGGAATACCCCAGAGAACACAGTGAGGAGTCCAGGACGGAGGCAGCAGAGGAGCAGTGATCCTTCAAGGGAAGCTGGGGACAGATAGAGATACAAAGATAGAGGGACAAAGAGCAGGGGATGACCACAGGTTATTCCAGGAAAGTCGTCCTGGAAAGGAAGAACCAGAACCAGGGTAGGGCTGCGAGGTGCCCACAGTGTCCCCCTGGATCTGGGGCTGCAGGGCTGTGGTTGGAGCCTGAGGAGCTCAAGGAGAGCTGCCGTGCTGGGAACAGGGAAACGATGGCGGGCAGTACCTGGACTGCGAAGAGCAGCATGTCTGCGGGGCTGGCCAGGGCCGCCAGCagggctgtggtggtggtgcCAATGTTGGAGCCCACGAAGAGGGGGTAGGCCCGTTCCAGGTTGATTATCCCAACCCCTGGAGAAATGCAGGGTCACTAGGGGCTCCAGCCTGGCTCCCCCATCGCCCATCGCCCGCTTTGGCTTACCCATGAGGGGCACGATGGCGGCCGTGAATACACTGCTGCTTTGCAGCAAGAAGGTTAAGCCTGCACCAACAAGGACGGCCAAGTAGCCGCTGAGCCAGccaaaggggaaggggaaatctGTAGGCATGTAGGGTGGAAGGCTGTTGGGTCATTCTTAACTCCACGCCTTAccctccatcccaggtccagggCCTCTATACACCTCACCTACCCGCATTGATGACCGTTTTCACAGCCTGGGCGATGCGGCCCTGCAGCACAGAGTTGAGCAGCTTAACGATGAGGACCAGACAGGTACAGAGCACCAGCAGAGAGCCCGCCAGCAGGATGAAGCCCACGGCCAGATCCGTGAGCCCCGTGCCCACAAACAGGTGATGGCCTGCGGCGGGGCGGGGTGATGAGTGGGAGGGGAGTCAGAGCAGGGCAGGGGGCGGGACCAGGGCAGGGGACAGGACCTGGGCAGGGGCAGGACCTGCGCAGGTACTCACAGGGCACTCTGTTCTCCGGAGCCACTGTGCTATTTTCCCTGCAGAGGTGGAAGCCACCGCAGTCCTCGTTGCTCCCTTGGGGCTGAGGGACGGGGAGGACTCAGGTCGGGCTCACAGCAGGCAGACAGAGGTTAAAAGGCTCAAGATCAAGCGGGCAGGATGATTTGGCAGGTCAGAGATCAAACGAGGGAGGGATGGGGTCAGAGGCACCTCACCGGTGGTTTCCCCTGGACGTCACACCATTGTTTAATCAGGCTGCCGTTAGTGGTGTTGCCCATAGCACTGCTGGTAATCATGCCGGTATCCAGCTGGTAGACAGAGGGGGCATGATTATGCATCTGGCACTCCTCCCCTCAGCCTATTCCAAGCCTACACCCTCTTCTTGTCCCCTTCCAGGACAgggcttctgcctcctgctcctcatcAGCCAGGCGCAGGTACCTTCCTATGGTACATCTGTCCTCACCTGGATGATGAGGTGTGTGAAAGGCTGCGTCAGTGCCTTGAGGATATCGGGGGCCTGCCTCCCTGGCTGGAGGCTAGCAGCACCCAGGGCCAGTCCACTCAGCCTCTCTAATGCTGCCGTGGCGCTCTCCAGTGGCAGCAATACCAACACTGTGAGCCAGTTGAAGATGCCATGCACAGCCGAGCCGCTGAAAGCCCTGCAGTCACACAGGGCAGGCTGGCTGTCTGAGCAGCCTCTACTGAGGCCAATACAGACCCAGCCTGGCCCTTCGGCCCTGACTCACCTCTGGAACTCCTCCCGGTCCCCTGACTGCGCCATCGAGACCAGGGTGCTGGTGATGGAAGTGCCCACGTTGACGCCCATGATGATAGGCACAGACATCTGGACAGTCAGCACTGTAGGGGTGCCATTTCAGCAGCCCTGCCTGTTCGCCAACCCACCCACCACTGCCCTGGGAAAAGGGAGGTGTACTCACACTTAGAGGCCACCATGCTAACCACAATAGAGGAAGATGTACTGGAACTCTGTACGAGGACTGTGACCAGCACACCGATGACCAAGCCAGCCACGGGGTTGGACAGCACCACATTGTCCTTGAAAATGTCTCCGGCCATTCTGCCTAATCCCCACAGAGAGATGCGCTGAGGCTGCCGAGGGCTGCCGTCCAGTCCCCTTCCCCGTCCGCACCTTGGCCTCCTGCCTGGTCACTCACTGCCTAACAGCTGGAAGGCGGAGCCGAGGATGTCCAGGGAGCAGATGAAGAAGTAGAGGTTTCCCAGGAGTCCACACGCCTTGAGGAAGCCGATGACCACCCCGTGAAGCCTGCTGGCCGTGCTGACCTCTAGAGACACCAGAGAGAGCTTATTTGACCAGCTGGCTACTCCCCAGCTACAGCACcgccccaccccacacacatttTGTTCCCTGTGAAGAGGGGCCATATTTCCTGTCACCTCTCAGACAGAACACAGGATCTCCCTTCTGTCTCATTGGGCAGGAACCCGTGTCCTCCTCTGGTGCTCACCAGGGCAGAGACTATGTCCCCCTCCTTTGTCCTCCCTTGTTCCTCTGCCTTGTGAATAAACCCATGACCTTGGAGGGGGAGTCCCAGAACTGAAGCCATCAGCAGGGAATAAAAGGAAGACCTGAGGCTGGGAGGGGAGTTTTCACCCCATCTTAAGCAGATGAAGGTGGGTTTCTATGAGGTGTATTCCACCAAGACCCAGCCTATACTCTGCTAAGAAACGGAGAGCCAGGGGCCTGCCTGCGCGCTGCCTCATCATCCACAAACCTACCTTTCAGTTTGTCAGTGTTCTTCTGCTGAGGGAAGGCACAGGGGGCTGTGCCTCCCTCCTCCAAGCCTGGGATAGAACTGGAGGTCCCTGCAGGGGTCAAGTCAGACAGGGCTGTTTGTAGAACCCCTCTCCAAGGAGGAGGACCAAAGGAAACCAGAGGTGGAAGGGGCTGGGGCACAAGGGGCCACAGATGAGGTCCAGAAGCAGGGAAGGTAAGAGTTTCAGTGAGTCTGGCTCAGGCCAGGGGTGTGAGGAGACCCAAGAACTCTTCAAGCGGGCAGCTAGAGAACCCTCATTTTGCTTAGTGTAGCTGTTCAAGGGGTGCCTGATACCTGCATTTCTCAGATTCCGGTCCACCAGGTCAATGGCATCCAAAGTGGGGTTGGGGAACTGGCCACCAGCGAGGGAATTCGGCATCGATTTCAAGCAAAGAGACCCAGGCCCAGTCCTGGATTTGCTAAGGGCAAAGCAGGTAAGAGCTGGTGATTCCTCCTACTCCGCCTCTATCCCACCCAGCAGTCTAACGTCAGGCCCCTGACCTGAACCTTCAGCCGCAGCCCCGTGCCTTGCAGGTCTTGGTGGCTCTCCCTTCCCTCTGACCACAGAGAGATGGCTACTGTGACCTCAGGTGACTGTCAGGCGAGCCCAGTTTAGCTTCAGGGGGCAGGAGACAGGAGCCACGGGATCCCAGGCTCCCTTACTAGTCTTGGCTGAAAAAGGATTTGGCAGTTGACTGAGGGCACAGGGTTCTTGGGCACTACCTGGAAGTAGCCAGTAGCTCGAGAACCCTGGGATTTCTCCTATCAAGTGTCAATGAGGACACTCCAGATGGTCCCAGCTTAGACTTTGGTATTTGATACCAAACAGGTGACGTCCTTGCTTGATAAgagccccgccccaccccaccctcaactTAGGAGCAGGGCTTCGGAACCCCCTGCCCATACCAGATCCCTTCTATCTGTTCTGGCCCCATGCGCCTCTGGGTCTGGAATTCTTTGCATCCTCCTAGTCTACCctgacccctcccccagtgcTTGGGCCCAGGCCCAGGGGTCCTTTGTGTGCCCTCCCTTTGGCCTGGTCCTAGGCTCTTCTCACTTGCTCTAAGGTCCTAAGGGTTTCAAAATGGTGCCCAAACCCTGAACCTGGCTGGTGGTCACTCAGCTCTCGTCCAGTGTCCATTAGCTTGGTCTAGCTCTGGGAGCTCCTACCTGCATGTGTGGTGAGGGGCACCAGCGGGGAGGAGGCTCAGCGGGAGCAGTTGCAGGTCAAAGATCTGCCCAGTGCGCACATGACCTGCTGTGTGTGGAGCCCCATTAATGTTTACCCAGGAGCTGGGGCCCCCAAGGGGAGACCCTGCCTGGCCCCGAGGCCTTATTCAGACCCTTGTCATCCTACGGCTAGGAGTTCTGGGCCCCCAGCCCAACTCTCTTGGGGTGGCACTTCTCCGAGGGATGGGCAACAGTTGGCCAGGAGCATAATAGAGCTAGACACGGCAGGCAGCCACCAGTAGGCATCGGATACATTTAATGGACACTCTACAGCACCCAGGCAGGACACGCTCATTCTAGCTAAGACTGCCTAAGGACCCCAGGAGAACGTtgccctcctctttctctgttcctctgtGTTCTGCAAACCTTATCATGATCGTCTGTGCACCTGACAGAGACAAAAGGGAAGCCCTTTGCACCAGGTGGGTGTGGAAAACGGATTTCCTCAGGTGGCCTGAGAAGACCCAGGCCTTCAGGTCAGCAGATTCAAATCTGAGGTTAAGGGTGGGGCTAGATCCAGAAGGGCTTTCAGTGGAGGCcggtggggatgggggggggcgGGACATTGGTCTCTACCTGCAAAGATGGACGGGAGACGGTAAAGCCTTCCCCATCCTACAGTGCTCATCACCTGAACCCTATCTGAATATCTTTTCCCAGATGAgtgttgttctgtgcccatgtgCATGTGAAATGTCCCGGTCAGTCTTGTGGGTCAGTCCGTTTCCAGCCCCTGGATGGGGACTGGGCCATTCCCTGCAAGCTATTTCCTTAGGGGCCCTGCAAGCTCCAGCACCCTGCTCTGCTTACTGCCCAGCGTTGTCCCTGGGCACCTGAGGGACTTTGCCCAGGGATTAAGTCTTCTCAATGTCTATTCAGCaaattccctttcctccccatcctaGGAGGCCCCTCCCAGGGGCTCCTGAATATAGCTCCTTCCTAGAGGGATGGAGTGTTACTGCTTTGGCCTGGGGGTTGTCATTGTCAGTAATCTGTAACCTCTAGCACCTACAGAAggtctggagtttttttttttgttgttgttttttgttttgtttttgttgttttgtttttcgagacagggtttctctgtagctttggggcctgtcctggaactagctcttgtagaccaggctggcctcaaactcacagagatccacgtgtctctgccttccgagtgctgggattaaagacatgcgccaccaccacccggctcaggtCTGTGTTATTATAGTCACCAGAGGTAGGAAGAGGCTGGGAGTCTTAAACTAGGATGATGAGCTGTGAGACCTCAGGCTAGACCCCTTGTCAGAGCTGGCTGCCTATGGCAGCCTTCTTTGATGCCTGTCAAAGAGGAAGCTTTGGGCTGTAGCAGATCCTCTCAGACAAGAACCTGGCTCATGGCAGGAGCCTGGTGACCACAGTTGAAGAGATAAAACACATAGACTCCAGGAATAGAAGAGGTAACCTGCCCTCCCTCCTGGCTCATACCACTGAATGTTTACAGAGAGGAAGGCCTGCTCTGAGGCCAGCCACTCATGGACAACCATATCCTGGACCAGTCCAGACCCTGCACTCATCCCCACAGACTCTTAGGAGCCATTTTCCGTGCTAGGTCCTGGGTTTACAGGTGAcatagacagcagaatgttgacTAGCCAAACAAAGTTGCAGGCTAGTTTGGGGTATGGAAATCCCCTATAGACTAGTTAAATGGAATGTCACCAGCCTATTGTGGAACCGTGGTCACTGATTCTGACCTTAGGCTATGGCTTGAGATGTCCCTGGTCAGGGTGACACCACTCTGTTGCGTCATGTAGGACTATAAGGAGGAGGCCCTGCTCGCACGCTGTTCAGTCTGAGCTGTGTATGGTCTATGGCTCCGCGGCAGGGAAGCCGCTAGCAGTTTTCTTTGTGCAGGTGGAGATAGCCAGAGTTTAGACCTCAGGGTTCCCCAGGGGATACCAGcacagtcttccccagccccagcagcagcatCCAGGCTGAGGAAAGTGGGGTTGGGGGCCCAAGGTGGGGTAGAGTCCAGCCGGCTGCTGAGTGACGGTAGTGCCGACTTTGAGGGGGaccgaggacctgggttctattcttGATGGTTTCCGTTCAGCTTTGACTGCCAAGAAGGCAGCTAAGTCCAGGTCCAACATGGTCACCCCTCCACGGGGCATAGGGGTACTTTGACGGCACTGTGGGCAGGGGATCCAGTGCTGCTCGTGGGCTGGCGTGTCCAGCCGCCGCATACATGCCTGGCAGAAGGTGTGGCCGCAGTAGAGGCGGCGAGGCAAGTGTATTGAGAGGTCATAGGCAGAGTAGCAGACGATGCAGTCATTCCGTGGGGTCGTCAGGGCTGCCCCTTCCTCCAAGGCTCGGGGGCCTTCAGGCTGCAGCATCCTAGGGAGAGTATGAGGGAACTAACAGGGCAACCGCACAAGCTACAGTTCACCTCTGCCCACCTATGTGATGTTTTGGTCCATGCTGGCCCCCAGAAAACGGAGGACAGTGACATGGGACGGTAAGTCCCTACACACCTGGAGGGAAGACGGTGCCTTTGGGCTAACACCAAGCCTGGGCCTGTCTCTTGTTGTTGTGGCCATTGGCTGAAATAGCATCCTATCCCACTGTTGAGACCCACCCCTTGCCTCTCCGAACCCCTGGCTTCTCTTACCTGCATCCACTCCACCAGAAAGATATTCCCAGCTACAGGATTGCAGAAGGGGATGGGGACCTGGGACACTTCATGGCTCCCTCCCTGGGCTCGCATTACTGGCCACATAGGCAAGCGAGCAGGAGGCAGGTGGTGGCTGCGTCAAGTGAGAGTGGGCTCCCCTTTCAGCCACAAAGCGCCTGCAACAGGATCtgctgctccctgctccctgcacTGGGCAGGAGATAAGGTGAGCCAGCCCCCTGAAGGATGAACCTGCCCAGACCACTCCCCCCCTGTAACTCCCAGAGACCTGGCTTTGTCTTTCTCCACTCTAGGTGTCTCCGGTTTATGGCCTCCCCATTCTTGAACCCTTCTCCCAGGTCTCATCTGATCACCCCTTGGTAATGTTTTCCACTTTGGCCTCCGCTCACATCACCTCCCAGGGAACCTACCCCCGCCCCCCATCAGCTCCATGGTGGGGTGCATCTTCTTGCTAATTTGGTCACTTCTCAGGATCACCTTCCTCCCCACCTAGACTAAGTCTATCCTGTGATGTCACTGGAAGTAGCCCGCCCATCAGGCCTGAGGTGTGATGATCTCCCTCACACAACCATCATCCCAGAAGCCCCCACCACCCCACACCCATGCTAAGCATCTCCCAGTTGACCGCCTACCCGACCCTCAGCCTCTACAATAGTCCAGGGAAGTGGGATCCCTGTGATGAGGACTGGAGAGGAGACAGCACAGAATTAGGGAGACCCCTAATTCTGCACACAGGGTTGCTAGGACCCCTAAGACTGCACACAGGGTTGCTAGGGGGGGAAAAGCCTCCTTTACTCACTTTTACTCACCCGCTTGGCAGTCTGCCTTTAAGACTGGTCAAACAGGTTCCTGTGTTGGCCCTCACTGGAACGGGGGACTAGGAGCTCAGAGAGGAGTCAGGGCAATGACCTATCTGCCCATTCCTGGAGACCTCTACACACAACACATCTGGCCTGCCCTCTTACATGACCTGCCTCTGCATCAGGGAAGGGCCGACTTCAGGAGGACTTGTTTGTCTTGTGAGGCCTGTGAGGCCAGCTCTTCTCCCTCTTCACGTGGCATTGCGGCTCTGCCCTGCCCCGGAAACACCCAGGCTGCCCAGAGCTGGCCTCCTTGCACACTCCCTACCCTGGCATCTCAAACATGGCCCCCAGCAGGCATCTCACACTGCTTGGACAGGTAAGAGGAGAACACTCCCTTCAGCCCTGCCATGTCTCATCTTCAAGGCCTGGTACACATCACTTGAAATAGGTTAAACAGCAAAGCCTGGATAGTAGGGATTGTCTTTTGTGGGAAACCAGAAACATGCCCTGGCCAAGGGCGGGAGGTGACTCACATTGGGCAGGGCTGGGTTCTGGGCCCTGGATCCAAGCTCCCACTCCCTGAAACCTGCTAACGTCAGCCCCACCCACTAACAGCCCTCCAATCTGATCCTCCCCCAGAGTATTTTCTTGGGGTCCCCCACAGTGGCAAGTATGGTACCCTCCTACCTTGTGACTCAGGATTAATCTTGTTTACTATCTCAGCTTTAGCCCTAAGGAGAACGAGGAACTGGCCCAGGGCAGTGGACATATTACCATCTACGAGCCCCTGGGTGGACTGAGACCTGCTAGGGCCCTAAATTATGGATGTCATGAGGCATCCAGTTCTGGAAGGTCCCATAGAGTCTGGGAATCTACCAGGGATATTGTATTTGTGCATGTTGAGGGCACCCTCTCCCAAACAGAcccctggctttaaaaaaaaaaaagtcactagcACAATGCTCACCCTGCTTTATTGCCAAAGTCTTGCAAGAAGTGAAGGGTGTTCCTATTGCTGCCAACATGGCTAGTGGCTGGGACCATATCCCAGAGGGTACTTGCTGGGCCTTCCTGGTGGACCGCTCCCCAGATGCCCATGACAATGGCTGCTCCTGATGTCCAGCACCACTTTGGCATTGAGCAGAGGCCCGGGTCCCCCAGCCCTGGAGGTTAGATAGTCAGGCTAGGAGACAACACAGCAACAGCTGTGACAACGGCAGAATCGTGGGCAGtggcagcaagagcagcaaggcagGCAGCAGCAGTGGTGGGCAATGTCATCGCCACGCCCCACAGGCGGCAGACCAGCATACGTCAGTCCTGAGGGACGCTGCCCACCGCTGTTGTAGGGGTTGCAGGGGTTGTAGGTCTGTTGGCTCTGCTCAGGAGTTGTACCTTTGATGCCCTTGACACCCTTTGGCTCTGGGGCTTCAGTCGTTTTCGAGAGGCCCGCTGGCTCTGGGGCACAGGTTCCTGAGGGTAGAGGCTGAATCTCAgcggaggaagatgaagaaggaacCTCCTCTAACTGCTGCCCCAGGTCAGACCGCAGGTGAGCCCGAGGGATGCTGATGTGGGTGTATGGATTCTTCACAACCATCTCATGGGGGTCCATGGCCCAGGCTGCAGGGGtgagcagagacacacacatggactTAGGGAGGAGAAAACCTGCTTGAGCGCCTATAGCCCAAGAAGACACCCATTCCGGAGGAATCTGCCTTGTGACGAGCCTTATCAATTAGCATCTGCATGCAGATGTGGGCACATCAGGATCTATGCAAGGCCTATGTGACTTTGGAGGTAGGCCCAAGTACCCAGTTGCCACCCTCCACCAAGTGTCCAAGAGATGCTCCTGGATGCAGCTGGGAATGGGGATAAAAAGCTAGGAGATGCTGGTGAGCTGGTCTAAGGGAGAGCAGTGTCTGTCCAGGGGGTACCTCTAAGTACAGGTCAGCCCCTGGGCGAGGACTcacctgcagcaagcagcagCAGTCTGTCTTTCTGTTCTCCAGCTCCTGGTCCCAGTGCCTGTGAGTAGAGCTACCAGCAGGTGCCTTTTCCCTCCTAGAGAGGGGTGGGGCTTTGGGGCGGAGCTCAAAGATGGGGTTCCCAGGATCCCAGAAGGCCTTAGCAACTagagcacagcagccagtcaCCCCTCATTCCCAGATGGGTGGAGGCCAAGGTTTGGGCTCTAAGGGGCATTTGCCAATCCAGGGTGACTCAATCACCATTCATCTGAGCATGTCCTACCTCCTTGGGTCATGGCCCCAGAGAGGAAGTGGGGGGCAGGTCTTCAGATTCTGGGGCCACCCAGCCATTGCTCACATTTCTACAGCCACTGTCTAGAATTCCTGCTTGTCACCTACTGCCCATACCCAGTTGTCACTGGAATGCCTGAGACGGCTTGGAGGATTGTCcacttttctaataaaaaaaaaaagtttgacacAACTTTGTAGATACTTTACTTATCTTAAATTGGTGACATGGACACAAGCAACATTTCAGCTCGTTTCTGAAACTGCAGTTTCCCTGTGCTGGTGAGTTGGGAGAGAAAGCTCCCCAGAGTTTTCTGTCCCCCCTGCACCCATGCTTGGCCCTGGTACCCTTCTGCTTTTGCAGCTTTACCTCCTTGGCCATAGAGGACACGAAAAAAAGACGGTGGGGCTGGGCGTGAAACAATAGTGGAAAGCTTGTGAGCCAACCGGTGGGCAACTCTGGGTCTACGCTACAGCTGTAGCGGGAAGGGCTCGGACCCCATTCGGGAAAACaccaggaaggagagagcaagTAGGACACGGACTACAAGCCAGGGTAACTGAGTGCAGAGCCAGTCAGGCGGGTTGAGCAACTTAGCAAGTAGAAGGAAATGGGTCTGGGGGAAACAAGCTTAAGAGGTAGAAAGCAGCGCTCTCAACGTGGGAACCTTTAACCTTGCCCACCGCCCCCGGAGACTCCGCCCCTAGCCGCGAGCATGCGTAAACCCGGTCGAGGTGCCCAGTGGAAACTTAATTCCCCAGAAGCCTTCGCGCTCCAGGGTTTCCCAAAAGACCCGGTTTGGATGGATCCTTGGCTTGCTCCGCTCAGAACGGCGGctaggaggggagagaggagggatgggCTTATTCTTTATGGGGCGTGGCTTCATTTCACGGGGCGGGACTCTGGACAAAGGGTGGGGCCATAGGTGGCCTTGCGCGAGGGCCAAGTGGGTGGGCTAGTGAGCAGAGCCCTCCTGGGAAAGGTGGCTGGAAAGAGCTCATTCCTTTCTCTAGCCACCGCTACCTGAGTTACCCCAGCGTGATGCCAGGATTCCCATGAGACGCCTCCCCTCCATACCCCCTCACCTGACCCCTCCTCTCACCTGGCCTTACTGAAGGAGCCCTGATGTGCACCCTTGGTTCCATAGAGCTGTAAAGTCTGGCCCAGCTTTGGCTCACCAGGAACATTGTTCCCTTCGTCTTGATTGTACAGAGAGGGTCAGGCACAGGACTCAGTGTTGGTCACAGGCAGGTATGGGTATGCCTGGTGGCCATGAGATGGTAGAGAATGGCACTCTGAACACGTAGACATCCTGGTCACCAGCGTGTCCTTTGCCCTTTCCTTACGGAGGGCTCCCCTGAGGCAAAGGTGTAGTCCAGGTAGAAGAGGACCaggtaggaggaggaagaggaaaggaatggGGCCTCTGATGGGTGGGGTCAGTTTAGTACACAACACAGAAGCGCGTGCTGACCTGATGCGACACAAGAAAGGGCTACTCCACCCTAGGCAGGTGAGTGTGTTCAGTGGGCCCTCCACCCAACACGTGGACTGCCAGCTTGTCCAGGTATTTCCAACTCCCCACTTCCGGTCAGGACACCCGCCGAGCCTCTTCGTGCCTGCCTCCTCTGCCCACTCCTCTGGTATCCGTTTAACCTCTTATCCCTTCTGCTGTCATATCGCTGTCTTTGAGTTGATGAGCCCTGGGTGCAGTGTGGATACGTCAGTGAGTTGGAAAACTCCCGGCGTTCACACAAGGGGTGTGTCGGGGTTTGGCGTGAAAGGACCCTGCCCCTTCAAAGCTCGAAAGGTAGACGA comes from the Microtus pennsylvanicus isolate mMicPen1 chromosome 9, mMicPen1.hap1, whole genome shotgun sequence genome and includes:
- the Slc34a3 gene encoding sodium-dependent phosphate transport protein 2C isoform X2, whose translation is MPNSLAGGQFPNPTLDAIDLVDRNLRNAGTSSSIPGLEEGGTAPCAFPQQKNTDKLKEVSTASRLHGVVIGFLKACGLLGNLYFFICSLDILGSAFQLLGSRMAGDIFKDNVVLSNPVAGLVIGVLVTVLVQSSSTSSSIVVSMVASKLLTVQMSVPIIMGVNVGTSITSTLVSMAQSGDREEFQRAFSGSAVHGIFNWLTVLVLLPLESATAALERLSGLALGAASLQPGRQAPDILKALTQPFTHLIIQLDTGMITSSAMGNTTNGSLIKQWCDVQGKPPVSNEDCGGFHLCRENSTVAPENRVPCHHLFVGTGLTDLAVGFILLAGSLLVLCTCLVLIVKLLNSVLQGRIAQAVKTVINADFPFPFGWLSGYLAVLVGAGLTFLLQSSSVFTAAIVPLMGVGIINLERAYPLFVGSNIGTTTTALLAALASPADMLLFAVQVALIHFFFNLAGILLWYLVPVLRLPIPLAKRFGDLTAQYRWVAIVYLLFTFLLLPLAAFGLSLAGGSVLAAVGGPLVGLVLLIVLINVLQKHRPSWLPPCLRSWAWLPLWLHSLEPWDRLVTRCCPCSACSNSRMTSKVAHCYENPEVIASQQL
- the Slc34a3 gene encoding sodium-dependent phosphate transport protein 2C isoform X1, whose product is MPNSLAGGQFPNPTLDAIDLVDRNLRNAGTSSSIPGLEEGGTAPCAFPQQKNTDKLKEVSTASRLHGVVIGFLKACGLLGNLYFFICSLDILGSAFQLLGSRMAGDIFKDNVVLSNPVAGLVIGVLVTVLVQSSSTSSSIVVSMVASKLLTVQMSVPIIMGVNVGTSITSTLVSMAQSGDREEFQRAFSGSAVHGIFNWLTVLVLLPLESATAALERLSGLALGAASLQPGRQAPDILKALTQPFTHLIIQLDTGMITSSAMGNTTNGSLIKQWCDVQGKPPPQGSNEDCGGFHLCRENSTVAPENRVPCHHLFVGTGLTDLAVGFILLAGSLLVLCTCLVLIVKLLNSVLQGRIAQAVKTVINADFPFPFGWLSGYLAVLVGAGLTFLLQSSSVFTAAIVPLMGVGIINLERAYPLFVGSNIGTTTTALLAALASPADMLLFAVQVALIHFFFNLAGILLWYLVPVLRLPIPLAKRFGDLTAQYRWVAIVYLLFTFLLLPLAAFGLSLAGGSVLAAVGGPLVGLVLLIVLINVLQKHRPSWLPPCLRSWAWLPLWLHSLEPWDRLVTRCCPCSACSNSRMTSKVAHCYENPEVIASQQL
- the Rnf224 gene encoding RING finger protein 224; amino-acid sequence: MLQPEGPRALEEGAALTTPRNDCIVCYSAYDLSIHLPRRLYCGHTFCQACMRRLDTPAHEQHWIPCPQCRQSTPMPRGGVTMLDLDLAAFLAVKAERKPSRIEPRSSVPLKVGTTVTQQPAGLYPTLGPQPHFPQPGCCCWGWGRLCWYPLGNPEV
- the Cysrt1 gene encoding cysteine-rich tail protein 1 isoform X2, giving the protein MDPHEMVVKNPYTHISIPRAHLRSDLGQQLEEVPSSSSSAEIQPLPSGTCAPEPAGLSKTTEAPEPKGVKGIKGTTPEQSQQTYNPCNPYNSGGQRPSGLTYAGLPPVGRGDDIAHHCCCLPCCSCCHCPRFCRCHSCCCVVS
- the Cysrt1 gene encoding cysteine-rich tail protein 1 isoform X1, producing the protein MFLVSQSWARLYSSMEPRVHIRAPSVRPAWAMDPHEMVVKNPYTHISIPRAHLRSDLGQQLEEVPSSSSSAEIQPLPSGTCAPEPAGLSKTTEAPEPKGVKGIKGTTPEQSQQTYNPCNPYNSGGQRPSGLTYAGLPPVGRGDDIAHHCCCLPCCSCCHCPRFCRCHSCCCVVS